ATAACTGTCGGACTAAGTTCACCTTGATGATAAATATTATCTcaacactttatttatttcctaTTTTCGATTGTGTATTAACCTGTAAAACATCCAATTACACGTAAAACACAGACTTATACCATTAGATCAGATAGTTTTTGAAGTTTTtcataatatattattaaatattttcaaagtcATACTTGGTTCCTCCTTGATTTAGCAAACCGAAAATTTGGATCGATTAAGTTGACGACCCAAAAAAATCCTAGTTCTAGTTGTCGAGTGATTTGAACAATCTtctattgattttcattttttgtttgaGTAATTGAGTTCCTAGTCGAATTCAACCAAAAAACACACcattcattgtttttttttagagCAAAGTATGATCGACTTAGAAAATCCCTTTACTTTGTTTTTAAATTCTTAATAATGCAACTttcaacattattattattatttagagtCATCTCTTCTCTATCACTGTCCCGTTAAAAATCATCTTCTATTATAATTCAATTATTTCGCTATCATTTACTTCTTCATTCATCGATCCTTCAAACATTCAACCCATTAATCTAATCCAAATCCAAAATGCAAAACTCATCTCAGAAATCCACACAGCTTCCCATGATCACACAATAgcattattataattaattactGTTAAATGGAAATCTCTTCCCTTACCGCCGATAAGATCCACGGCTACAATGGTTCCGATGAACAAGTTGCAGAGATACGGCTATCTTTAGATTCCGACAACCGCTGGAATCTTCTGAACTCATTCCCTGCTTTCTTGCTAAATCTTGAGAGAGAAGATTCGAAGCTGATTCCTGACGGAGAGTTTGATTTCGTTTGGTTTCAGTCTAATTTTCCGAGTCCGTCATTCCGTAGCAGTTTCAATTTCGAAGTGAAATTAGCAGCAATAGAAGACGCTGATGTCGAGAGTCGCGACGGACCGTTGTTCTGGCCGCTCGAACATGAAATAGAATGGAAGTCGATGGAGGATTGGAACTGGTTCGCGATTTCACCGCGGAAGAAAGATCTGAAATCTTCTGCTGTGCCTCTAAACTCCAATAATGGATTGCGATTACACGGACGGAAAATTACTCTGAATCAAGTGCCGAAGAGGAGGTTCGTGTTTAACTCAAGATCGGTGGCGTCGGAGATGATGGAGTTGAAGGAGAGGCGAGATTCGAAAGCTTGTGTTCCGAGGATCGGTGCTGTTCCTTCGAGATTCAACAGGCCGGGAAACAGAAATTCCGCGGGGAAAGGTTGGGTGGATGAGAAATTAATCGCCATGGATAGAGATTTTGAGGAGAAGGATATGGCGGCGCGTGAAGAAATTCCGATAGAAACGTTGTTAGGGCTTCGTGAATTCGATGGACGGGAGGGATTGGGCTCAGAGTTGGATGAGGTTGTGTTATCTCTGGATGAAGATGAAGTCCGTAATTAGTGAAGCTTCTTGATATTATACTACGAACTCTCATTGCAACTTTAGAAGGAAAGAGTGTGTTGACGTTCGTGTCTTGTTTGTGATGGCCTTCACTTTTGACTCGTTTCTCTTTAGTTTGATATGACTCCATTGTTCTTCGAGTTGGTGGTAAGTAAGAGattgtgatgtcaaacctagcACATAAGTAGGATTGATCTCTCTTTTTAAGATTATTTACTTTTTCGTTCAAGGTAGTTATTTATAAATTTGTGTTCACTTACACTAATCTACAGTTAAGTGGTGGCATTATAGATGTTTTTGATGCTCAAGGTTGCAAAGTGTTAGCTCAAAAACTCTTATTGATTATTTTTTGGTTGGTATATATTGTCCAACTTTAACTAATGGTCAACCTAAATAAACTCTTTAGGgaatgttatttttcttttgggttGGATGTTTTCCATATGCCTTTCTTGATACCACGTGGGTTTTAAGGTTTTTAGATCTTGTCTTGAGCAACCTTTGAGAGAGTACAAATTAGAAGGAAGAATGATCAACTTAACACAATTTTTAATCGAAAGATTAAagtttttatgattttaaagtAGAACGGATAAATGGATCATGTGTTCAAACTCGTGCAAATATTATTTCATCCCCCAATCAATATTCATTTTTACTTTGTtgagttttttaaaaagaaaaaaattattaaaatatgcGAGAAGTCGACTCCATAGACTTTATGAAAGTTAGTAatggtcaaattaattatttgaaaatggATAACCAATCACTATTACAAAACCATTTctggttaaaaaaaattcaaaataaaataactacTTTGTTTTATTATTGAAAAACACACCACACTAACAACCTCTCTCTCTATAACAAGATACCATATGAAAAATTATTCAAGGACACAATCCCTCTTTAGACTATTAATAATTAAACATAACATACTAATCTCATATGGGAAGTAAAAGTTTGTCATATGATATTGTTCTTGGAGAAGTAGGGTGATCAAAATTTCCATGAAGAAAGTGGTGGAGTTTCAGATTGGCTCCAAGTGGAAATGTCATCACCATATCTTCCTCCTTTAACTCCATCAGATAATGCATAAGCTTCAAGTTCAGCCATTTCTTGTGGTGTAAGTTTCAACGACAAAGCTTCAATATTTGATTGGAGATTTTGAAGCTTAGTGGTTCCAGGTATTGGAACCACATCGCTCCCTTGGTTGTGAACCCATGCTAAAGCTAGCTGAGATGTGGTGCACCCTTTTCTAGCCGCTAATTCACTGACCTTCTCGAATATACTATTGTTATGCTCCAAGTTTTCGGGTTGAAATCGAGGGAGTTTCTGTCAAAAAGATCCAAAAATGCAAATGGTTAAAGTGGCTATGTTTATCGGATCATTAATAAACTACAATCCAAAACATAAATTGGTGTATTCGTAATGaaatttcattgataaaataAGAAGAATAATTATTTAGATTGTCTTATACCTTCCTGTAATCATCCTGTGTTAAGTTTTGAATGAAGGTGGCCCCTGAGGATagaaaaccccttcccaaaggACTATATGCCACAATTCCAATGCCCAATTCCCTAAAAAAAGACCAAATATTAaactttgtttattttttaataaaaataaatctctgaaattttgttagaaaattcaaattcaatcaccttataatatatttaaaaaatagcaatACTTTGTATATTAAACTCAAAAGAGAATAATGCAATATTTTTAaacctttccttttctttattctAACTTTATAAGAGAATAATGTATTAATCAATTGAATTATATATGCTCATGACATCTACTCCATAATAACTACCAACTCCATcctattaaatatataattaataatgtGTTTGAGATTAATGTAAGGAgaaactttttttcttattaaaaaaaaaaagaagaagaaattaataCCTGCAGGTAGGTATAATATCTTGTTCAACATCTCGAGCCCACAAAGACCATTCGATTTGAACAGCTGAAATGGGATGAACTGCATGAGCTCTTCTAATGGTGGAGGCTGAAGCTTCTGATAAACCTATATATTTTATCTTCCCTTCTTCAACTAGCTTCTTTAGCTCTCCAATCTATAGTCATATCCaaacaaaactcaaatctcATCAATGAAATTGTAAAACTTGAAATCAAGcttgagatatatatatatatatatatatatatatatatatatatatgatattcACTAACCGTGACTTCAATAGGAACTTTCGTATCGATCCGATGCTGATAATAGAGATCAATACAATCAACCCCGAGACGCTTCAAGCTAGCCTCACACGCAGCCC
This region of Cucumis melo cultivar AY chromosome 7, USDA_Cmelo_AY_1.0, whole genome shotgun sequence genomic DNA includes:
- the LOC107991266 gene encoding uncharacterized protein LOC107991266 gives rise to the protein MEISSLTADKIHGYNGSDEQVAEIRLSLDSDNRWNLLNSFPAFLLNLEREDSKLIPDGEFDFVWFQSNFPSPSFRSSFNFEVKLAAIEDADVESRDGPLFWPLEHEIEWKSMEDWNWFAISPRKKDLKSSAVPLNSNNGLRLHGRKITLNQVPKRRFVFNSRSVASEMMELKERRDSKACVPRIGAVPSRFNRPGNRNSAGKGWVDEKLIAMDRDFEEKDMAAREEIPIETLLGLREFDGREGLGSELDEVVLSLDEDEVRN
- the LOC127143800 gene encoding probable aldo-keto reductase 2 yields the protein MVIPTTKLGSQGLEVSAQGLGCMGMSSYYGPAHPEEHMISLIHHAVAAGVTFLDTSDIYGPFTNEVLLGKALKGDGVREKVQLATKFGLHLVDGNFEVHGEPAYVRAACEASLKRLGVDCIDLYYQHRIDTKVPIEVTIGELKKLVEEGKIKYIGLSEASASTIRRAHAVHPISAVQIEWSLWARDVEQDIIPTCRELGIGIVAYSPLGRGFLSSGATFIQNLTQDDYRKKLPRFQPENLEHNNSIFEKVSELAARKGCTTSQLALAWVHNQGSDVVPIPGTTKLQNLQSNIEALSLKLTPQEMAELEAYALSDGVKGGRYGDDISTWSQSETPPLSSWKF